From Pseudothermotoga thermarum DSM 5069, a single genomic window includes:
- a CDS encoding DUF370 domain-containing protein has protein sequence MYGLINIGFGNVISGDRVIAIVNPESAPLKRLKEEAKEEGKLIDATYGRKTRAILITDSNHIILSAIQPETIAQRFKQSMLEIEESLSKVR, from the coding sequence ATGTACGGTTTGATAAACATAGGCTTTGGAAACGTCATCTCTGGTGATAGGGTTATAGCCATAGTGAATCCAGAATCTGCACCTTTGAAAAGGTTGAAAGAGGAAGCTAAGGAAGAGGGAAAGTTAATTGACGCAACTTACGGTCGCAAGACCAGAGCCATCTTGATAACTGACAGCAATCACATAATATTGAGCGCCATTCAACCTGAAACTATAGCGCAACGCTTTAAGCAATCTATGCTTGAAATAGAGGAAAGTCTGAGCAAAGTGAGGTAA
- the gmk gene encoding guanylate kinase: MKGILYVISGPSGVGKTSIIEGTLKRVRNLVFSVSYTTRKKRPNEIEGKDYFFVDESTFKSMIERDEFLEWAVVHGNYYGTPKKFVEENLQKGFNVLLDIDVQGAMTVMKKVKDAVYIFIAPPSFDELKQRLIKRGTENEIDLQRRLEDAKKELSYIPKFQYIIVNVNLNESIDQLCSIIVAEQLKVERFIERLGEYRIFEEGGKADARCGA, from the coding sequence GTGAAAGGCATCCTTTACGTGATCAGTGGACCATCAGGGGTTGGAAAGACTAGCATAATAGAAGGTACACTTAAACGAGTCCGCAACTTGGTTTTCTCTGTGTCTTACACGACGAGGAAAAAAAGACCGAACGAAATAGAGGGAAAGGATTACTTCTTTGTGGATGAATCCACTTTTAAAAGTATGATCGAACGCGACGAGTTTTTGGAGTGGGCAGTTGTGCATGGAAACTACTATGGTACACCGAAAAAATTCGTTGAAGAAAATTTGCAGAAAGGTTTTAACGTTCTGCTTGACATAGACGTTCAAGGTGCTATGACCGTCATGAAAAAAGTGAAGGATGCCGTTTACATCTTCATAGCGCCTCCATCTTTTGATGAACTTAAGCAGAGATTGATAAAGCGTGGAACAGAAAATGAAATTGATTTACAAAGACGTTTGGAAGATGCCAAAAAAGAGTTATCTTACATTCCAAAATTTCAGTACATAATAGTCAATGTGAATTTGAACGAATCAATTGACCAGCTTTGTTCTATCATTGTTGCAGAGCAGCTGAAAGTTGAAAGATTTATAGAAAGATTGGGAGAGTACAGAATATTCGAAGAAGGAGGTAAAGCCGATGCGCGATGCGGTGCTTAA
- a CDS encoding DNA-directed RNA polymerase subunit omega, producing the protein MRDAVLNYDYLSKKIPYKYAVPIAVAKRAEALKEYAKPYVKTNDNNPVSIAFKELQEGYVRIKNEEILRILVPEVR; encoded by the coding sequence ATGCGCGATGCGGTGCTTAACTACGATTATCTTTCCAAGAAAATACCTTACAAATACGCTGTGCCAATCGCGGTCGCAAAAAGGGCTGAAGCTTTAAAAGAGTACGCCAAACCTTACGTTAAAACCAACGACAACAACCCGGTTTCAATAGCTTTCAAAGAGCTTCAAGAAGGTTATGTAAGGATAAAGAACGAAGAAATTTTGAGGATACTTGTACCAGAGGTCCGTTGA